From a region of the Prevotella melaninogenica genome:
- a CDS encoding glycosyltransferase family A protein: MKYNYSIIIPHKNIPKLLQRCLDSIPQRDDVQIIIVDDNSDPSIVDFEHFPGLQRKNTIAVFDKSSKGAGHARNIGIERSNSKWLIFADADDFFNYCIRECLDKYKDAPEDIIFFSANSVDSETYLNNARGLAMNEHFNRYLLDTDNNDWLVRYESGVPWAKMIKSKFVKLNNISFDATLIHNDTRFSYLSGYYAKQIKGVPIALYCVTYRESSITYTEMTEDKFRDRWTVFSKRVAFMEEHHLKYLKHDGFFITCLLELKRQKDKTRYDTALKIFDNNNVPISLIESFITQRKRMDFAYKIKRFLYRLLKW; the protein is encoded by the coding sequence ATGAAGTATAATTATAGTATAATAATTCCCCATAAAAACATCCCAAAGCTTTTGCAGCGTTGTTTAGATTCTATTCCACAAAGAGATGATGTTCAAATAATCATAGTTGATGACAATAGTGATCCTTCTATTGTTGATTTTGAACATTTCCCAGGGCTTCAACGCAAGAATACAATAGCTGTTTTTGATAAGTCATCTAAAGGAGCTGGCCATGCAAGAAATATCGGTATAGAGCGCTCAAACAGCAAATGGCTGATATTCGCAGATGCAGATGATTTTTTTAATTATTGTATAAGAGAATGTTTGGATAAATATAAAGATGCACCTGAGGATATTATATTTTTTTCTGCTAACTCTGTTGATAGTGAGACTTATCTGAATAATGCCCGTGGTCTTGCAATGAATGAACATTTTAATAGGTATTTGTTAGATACAGACAATAATGATTGGCTTGTAAGATATGAGTCGGGTGTTCCATGGGCGAAGATGATAAAATCAAAATTTGTAAAATTAAATAATATTAGTTTTGATGCAACTTTGATACATAATGATACACGCTTCTCTTATTTATCTGGTTATTATGCTAAACAAATAAAAGGGGTTCCTATAGCTTTATATTGTGTAACATATAGAGAAAGTTCTATTACATACACAGAAATGACAGAAGATAAATTCAGAGATCGGTGGACTGTCTTTTCTAAACGAGTTGCTTTTATGGAAGAACATCATTTGAAGTATCTTAAGCATGATGGTTTTTTTATAACGTGTTTGTTGGAACTTAAGAGACAGAAGGATAAAACACGTTATGATACTGCTCTTAAAATATTTGATAATAATAATGTACCTATTTCTTTGATCGAATCATTTATAACGCAGAGAAAGAGAATGGATTTTGCATATAAGATAAAACGTTTTCTTTATCGATTATTAAAATGGTAA
- a CDS encoding glycosyltransferase family 8 protein — MIHIVCTTDTNYVMPTGVMIKSLSVNNSEEQIIFHIVIDGSVTLEQRKELEEVICENARHSLFFHFIDDSLFDGFPQLGASNPKLFITKATYYRLLFAEILPDDIDKVIYLDCDMIIMGSLSELWNIDVSHYALAAVTDMSESKHNFGRLGYNKELGYFNAGLLLINLAYWREINAKSLFLDLIKRSPERIKFHDQDVLNICFKNNKKMLPFRWNFQDGFIYKPELMEMDENRYHQQLEDARKNPVIIHYTSMAKPWHVECQNPYKKEFFKYMKQTRWRTYRLIRRYNYNVWRHFFGNILRTLLLRKPLDKQTYPYSI, encoded by the coding sequence ATGATACATATTGTTTGCACTACAGATACGAATTACGTAATGCCTACTGGCGTTATGATAAAGTCCTTATCGGTTAATAATAGTGAGGAACAAATAATCTTCCATATAGTAATAGATGGAAGTGTCACCTTAGAACAGAGAAAAGAACTGGAAGAAGTTATTTGCGAGAATGCTCGGCACTCTCTTTTTTTTCACTTTATAGATGACAGTTTGTTCGATGGTTTTCCTCAGCTTGGAGCTTCTAATCCGAAGTTGTTTATAACAAAGGCAACTTATTATCGCCTATTATTTGCAGAGATATTACCAGATGACATTGACAAAGTAATTTATCTAGATTGTGATATGATTATAATGGGCTCCCTCTCAGAGCTATGGAACATAGATGTTTCTCATTATGCTTTGGCTGCAGTAACCGATATGTCGGAAAGTAAGCATAACTTTGGGCGATTAGGTTATAATAAGGAGTTAGGATATTTTAATGCTGGGTTATTGCTGATTAATCTTGCATACTGGAGAGAAATAAATGCAAAGTCTTTATTTTTGGATTTGATAAAGAGAAGCCCCGAACGAATAAAATTTCATGACCAAGATGTTTTAAATATTTGTTTTAAAAACAACAAAAAAATGCTACCTTTTAGATGGAATTTTCAAGATGGTTTTATTTATAAACCTGAATTAATGGAAATGGACGAAAATAGGTATCATCAGCAGTTAGAAGATGCACGTAAGAATCCAGTTATTATTCACTATACCTCCATGGCAAAACCATGGCATGTGGAGTGTCAGAACCCCTACAAAAAGGAATTTTTTAAGTATATGAAGCAAACGCGATGGAGAACTTATAGGCTAATTCGAAGATATAATTATAATGTTTGGCGGCATTTTTTCGGCAATATTTTGAGAACTTTACTTTTACGAAAGCCTTTGGATAAACAAACTTATCCATATTCAATATAA
- a CDS encoding lipopolysaccharide biosynthesis protein, producing MEKNIRGRAFSGIIWGGMEKLSLQIFGFVQGIILARLLSPSDYGLVAMVGIFVMLSYTFVDAGFGTALIQKKDRTEKDYSTVFIMNLSLSFFISLILFLCAPLIADFYHEQLLSKIVRTYAFIIFLSSLVAIQDVRLSIFLEFKKKSVINIVTTIISGLFAVFLAFEGYRVWSLIYPQFVLLLIKCILYWYYQHWVPKITFSKKSFHDLFGFGSKILASSILATFFDNIYSLVIGKAFSANMLGFYSRADGYANLPVKTITGVVDSVTYPILSHIQDDENVLVASFVRMLRISAYIIFPIMIGLAVLAKPLVVVLVTDKWLPCVVYLQILCFARMWYHVFILNLNLLKAKGFSTLFFNLEVAKKVIIIVILGGTVPFGIKAICIGSVFSSLINMCINSFYTGKLLHFGIIKQMKEMLPSILYSLVMGSIIYLSILFLSSMWVKLLVGTLVGISSYILISVVTKSQDFNYLLALVREKIGR from the coding sequence ATGGAAAAGAATATAAGAGGAAGGGCTTTTTCTGGGATAATATGGGGAGGTATGGAAAAACTTTCTCTTCAGATTTTTGGTTTTGTACAAGGAATTATTCTTGCACGTTTACTATCTCCTTCTGATTATGGATTGGTAGCAATGGTTGGTATCTTTGTGATGCTTTCTTATACCTTTGTTGATGCAGGATTTGGTACAGCTCTTATTCAAAAGAAAGATAGAACAGAGAAGGATTATTCTACAGTTTTTATCATGAATCTTTCTTTATCTTTTTTTATTTCACTGATATTATTTTTATGTGCTCCTTTAATAGCTGATTTCTATCATGAACAACTTCTAAGTAAAATAGTTCGGACATACGCCTTTATAATTTTTCTTAGTTCTTTAGTCGCTATTCAAGATGTCAGACTATCTATTTTTTTAGAATTTAAAAAAAAGAGCGTAATTAACATAGTTACAACAATAATTTCAGGCTTATTTGCTGTATTTTTGGCTTTTGAAGGCTATAGAGTATGGTCTCTAATATATCCACAGTTTGTTTTGTTGTTAATAAAGTGTATTCTTTATTGGTATTATCAGCATTGGGTTCCTAAAATTACTTTCTCTAAAAAGTCATTTCACGACTTATTTGGTTTTGGATCAAAGATTTTGGCATCATCTATTTTAGCGACATTTTTTGATAATATTTATTCTTTAGTTATCGGAAAAGCCTTTTCTGCAAATATGTTAGGATTTTACTCTCGTGCAGACGGCTATGCTAATCTTCCAGTCAAGACTATTACAGGTGTTGTTGATAGTGTTACATATCCTATTTTAAGCCATATACAAGATGACGAGAATGTATTAGTCGCATCATTTGTGCGGATGTTGAGAATTTCTGCTTACATTATATTTCCAATAATGATTGGCTTAGCTGTTCTTGCTAAGCCACTTGTTGTAGTATTAGTGACAGATAAATGGCTTCCATGTGTTGTATATCTTCAGATTCTTTGTTTTGCAAGAATGTGGTATCATGTTTTTATCTTAAACTTAAATTTATTGAAGGCAAAGGGCTTTTCAACACTTTTTTTCAATTTAGAGGTTGCTAAAAAAGTGATAATTATAGTTATTTTGGGTGGAACTGTACCATTTGGCATCAAGGCTATCTGTATAGGAAGTGTCTTTTCTTCATTGATTAACATGTGTATTAATTCTTTTTATACAGGGAAGCTACTACATTTTGGTATTATTAAGCAGATGAAAGAAATGTTACCATCTATTTTATACTCGCTGGTAATGGGAAGTATAATATATTTATCAATACTTTTTTTATCAAGTATGTGGGTAAAGTTATTAGTTGGGACACTTGTCGGAATATCTTCATATATTTTAATTTCAGTAGTAACTAAGTCTCAGGACTTTAATTATCTTCTTGCGTTAGTTCGTGAGAAGATTGGAAGATAG
- a CDS encoding glycosyltransferase family 2 protein — protein MGSLLEQSYSNIEYIFINDCSSDDSEIKLRRIIEEFPERRNKIKVITNKQNLGSATTRNIGLDMAQGEYVMFADSDDWISCDYVESMVHKIESGGDDIVYCDYFESYDNNEKLINQNHGIDNIECIRSMLGGGLHGSTWNKIYRRSFLLKYKQRFVAGADLFEDVSWNIRLFACTTKISYIPKAFYHYVQYNSNSIIKSMASSEKKRSRAMQRIENVRVACDYLIALGFEEKLGKEMREWKLMAKNDLIDDKDDSSLQSWINTFPEADVAIIKCNKITWNYKFLLLLLHYKLFWIYNLQRSIMRKFK, from the coding sequence GTGGGAAGTTTATTAGAGCAGAGTTATAGCAATATAGAATATATATTTATTAATGATTGCTCTTCTGATGATAGTGAAATAAAGTTGCGTAGAATTATAGAGGAATTTCCAGAACGACGCAATAAGATTAAAGTCATTACAAACAAACAGAACCTTGGGTCTGCTACAACCCGTAATATAGGTTTAGATATGGCGCAGGGTGAGTATGTTATGTTTGCAGATAGTGATGATTGGATATCTTGCGATTATGTGGAATCTATGGTTCATAAGATAGAGTCGGGAGGCGATGATATAGTGTATTGTGACTACTTTGAAAGCTATGATAATAACGAGAAACTTATTAATCAAAATCACGGAATAGATAATATTGAATGTATCCGTTCAATGTTAGGGGGAGGTTTGCACGGTTCTACTTGGAATAAAATATATAGGAGGTCTTTCCTTTTAAAGTACAAACAAAGATTTGTAGCGGGGGCAGATCTTTTTGAGGACGTAAGTTGGAATATCCGTTTATTTGCATGCACAACAAAAATTTCTTATATTCCAAAAGCTTTCTACCATTACGTACAGTATAACAGCAATTCTATTATTAAGAGTATGGCTTCATCTGAAAAAAAACGGAGCAGAGCTATGCAGCGCATCGAAAATGTAAGAGTTGCTTGTGATTATCTAATTGCATTAGGATTTGAAGAAAAGTTAGGTAAGGAGATGAGAGAATGGAAGTTGATGGCAAAGAATGATTTGATTGATGATAAGGACGACTCTTCTTTACAGAGTTGGATTAATACATTTCCTGAAGCAGACGTTGCGATTATTAAATGCAATAAGATAACGTGGAACTATAAGTTTCTATTATTGCTTTTACATTATAAACTCTTCTGGATTTATAATCTTCAAAGAAGTATAATGCGTAAATTTAAATGA
- a CDS encoding glycosyltransferase family 4 protein, whose product MRKIVFWMPRACMEPAGGFKIVFEYANRLAKDGFPVEIIYPMVHYGARYDWKHAIVYRLIFLWRLIFRMYRPTKWFRIEDSIQQRWLWKLENYQLKESAILVATAIETAYSLQNYSSKFLEDKFYFIQGFENWSFTDEQVIQSYHFPIKKIVISTWLKDIINSCGEKSVFIPNGFDFTFFNVKNPITERNEYEIICMYHTSGLKDFSTAFKAFDIVKEKYPELHVTLFGVFDKPDLPVWYDYYQRPEKDLFNNLYNNAAIYVGSSQIEGWGLTVGEAMQCGCAVACTDNKGYLEMAKDGETALVSPTKDSQALAKNIIRLIEDDQLRHTIAMNGNKFIHEFDIEKSYLKLKKFLNGIN is encoded by the coding sequence ATGAGAAAGATAGTTTTTTGGATGCCTCGAGCCTGTATGGAGCCAGCCGGTGGGTTTAAGATCGTTTTTGAATATGCCAATAGACTTGCCAAAGATGGTTTTCCTGTAGAAATTATATATCCAATGGTTCACTATGGGGCAAGGTATGATTGGAAACATGCAATAGTATACCGACTAATTTTTCTTTGGAGACTTATTTTTAGAATGTACAGACCAACCAAGTGGTTTCGTATTGAGGATTCAATTCAGCAGAGATGGTTATGGAAGCTTGAGAATTATCAGTTAAAAGAATCAGCTATTTTAGTAGCTACTGCCATAGAAACAGCATATAGTTTACAGAATTATAGTAGCAAATTCTTAGAAGATAAATTCTATTTTATTCAGGGATTTGAGAACTGGAGTTTTACAGATGAACAAGTAATACAAAGTTATCATTTTCCTATAAAGAAAATAGTAATTTCAACATGGCTTAAAGATATAATAAATAGTTGTGGAGAAAAATCCGTTTTTATACCTAATGGATTTGATTTTACTTTTTTTAATGTAAAGAATCCGATAACGGAGAGGAATGAATATGAAATTATTTGTATGTATCATACCAGTGGGCTAAAGGATTTTTCAACAGCTTTTAAAGCCTTTGATATTGTAAAAGAAAAATATCCTGAGTTACACGTAACATTATTTGGTGTGTTTGATAAACCAGATTTACCTGTGTGGTATGATTATTACCAACGTCCAGAGAAAGACCTCTTTAACAATTTGTATAATAATGCAGCAATTTATGTTGGTTCAAGCCAGATTGAAGGTTGGGGATTAACAGTGGGAGAAGCAATGCAATGTGGGTGCGCTGTTGCTTGTACAGATAATAAAGGTTATTTAGAAATGGCAAAAGATGGTGAAACAGCACTTGTCTCTCCTACAAAAGATTCTCAAGCATTAGCTAAAAATATCATAAGATTGATAGAGGATGATCAGTTACGTCATACTATAGCAATGAATGGGAATAAATTTATTCATGAATTTGATATTGAGAAATCATATCTGAAACTAAAGAAGTTTTTGAATGGAATTAACTAA
- a CDS encoding glycosyltransferase family 2 protein: protein MELTNPINISVSIIIVNYRTPSLILACIDSIYAHTKGVDFEVIVVDNHSEDDSVERLSKENRIILIESLRNGGFGYGNNLGMKVARGKYFFLLNSDTLLVNNAIKEFYDYAESHEPKTLYGCYLIGDDGTYRGSFHYFPALTIGAFFRRLFRKQNYTPDYTDKEVECICGADMFIPRTTIEECGGFDENIFLYGEEGELQLRMAKAGYKRMLLSSPKIIHLEGKSLEQSDEKRKIMLRSHFYVLKKYMNYPTYLLARMYYYIRK from the coding sequence ATGGAATTAACTAATCCTATAAATATATCTGTAAGCATAATCATTGTCAATTATAGAACACCTTCTTTAATATTGGCGTGTATAGACAGTATTTATGCTCATACAAAGGGAGTTGATTTTGAAGTAATTGTTGTAGATAATCACTCAGAAGATGATTCTGTTGAACGTTTAAGCAAAGAAAATAGGATTATACTTATTGAAAGTTTACGAAATGGAGGCTTTGGATATGGAAATAATCTTGGAATGAAAGTAGCTCGTGGAAAATATTTCTTTCTATTGAACTCCGATACTCTTTTGGTAAACAATGCTATAAAAGAATTTTATGATTATGCCGAAAGTCATGAACCTAAAACTCTTTATGGTTGTTATCTTATAGGAGATGATGGCACCTATCGTGGGTCTTTTCATTATTTCCCTGCATTAACTATTGGCGCTTTTTTCAGAAGACTTTTTCGTAAACAAAATTATACGCCAGACTATACGGATAAGGAAGTAGAATGTATTTGTGGAGCTGATATGTTTATTCCTCGTACTACGATAGAAGAATGTGGAGGCTTTGATGAGAATATTTTTCTTTATGGAGAAGAGGGAGAATTACAGCTTCGTATGGCGAAGGCTGGTTATAAGCGTATGCTGCTTTCTTCGCCTAAAATTATTCATCTTGAGGGAAAAAGCTTAGAACAGTCAGATGAAAAAAGAAAAATAATGCTTAGGAGTCATTTCTATGTTCTAAAAAAGTATATGAATTATCCAACATATTTGTTGGCAAGGATGTATTATTACATACGAAAATGA
- a CDS encoding glycosyltransferase family 2 protein → MIKISFIIPLYNCEQYIQKCIESILLLPIIESEKEILVVDDGSIDKGAEITLHISQTHPEVRLIQQTNKGASTARNRGLDEAQGKWVWFVDADDRVIWDTTNIFPLESLLEVEDTELICFNYKKEYSQGLIEHTDYHFQEKIDGVKFLYRHQSLYLWNKVFRRDAILKHRFVDGTKNIEDMYFDMKAIVDMEHVLCIPVYGYIYNQLNVNSTSRSRSLANLKKLSDDTHIIHSLIKRDIETMTGEKKDVFQFLLNISSVGYIYSLVTLYSIKEIRKNLIKYRAKGLYPIKKTGVKKYDLFLLIANRMWGVVVCRILSLVRHR, encoded by the coding sequence ATGATAAAAATTTCATTTATTATCCCATTATACAATTGTGAACAATACATTCAGAAATGTATTGAATCTATATTGTTACTACCCATAATTGAATCTGAAAAAGAAATATTAGTGGTAGACGATGGAAGTATAGATAAAGGAGCAGAGATTACCCTTCATATATCTCAGACTCATCCAGAGGTTAGATTGATTCAACAGACAAATAAAGGTGCCTCCACTGCTCGTAATCGTGGATTAGATGAGGCCCAAGGTAAATGGGTCTGGTTTGTAGACGCCGATGATAGGGTTATTTGGGATACAACAAATATCTTCCCATTAGAAAGTCTTTTGGAAGTGGAAGATACAGAACTTATCTGCTTTAATTATAAAAAAGAATATTCTCAAGGTTTAATAGAACATACAGATTATCATTTTCAAGAAAAGATAGATGGAGTTAAATTTTTGTATCGACATCAAAGTCTGTATCTTTGGAATAAAGTCTTTCGTCGAGATGCAATCCTTAAACATCGTTTCGTAGATGGTACTAAGAATATTGAGGATATGTATTTTGATATGAAAGCTATTGTTGACATGGAACATGTGCTTTGTATTCCTGTTTATGGGTATATTTATAATCAGCTTAATGTTAATTCTACATCGAGAAGTAGGTCTTTGGCTAATTTAAAGAAGTTGAGTGACGATACACATATAATACATTCTTTAATTAAGAGGGATATTGAAACTATGACTGGTGAAAAGAAAGATGTCTTTCAGTTTCTTCTTAACATAAGCTCAGTGGGATATATTTATAGTTTAGTTACATTGTATTCGATAAAAGAAATTAGAAAGAATCTGATAAAATATCGAGCAAAGGGATTGTACCCTATAAAGAAAACAGGCGTAAAAAAATATGATCTTTTTCTTTTAATAGCTAACCGAATGTGGGGTGTTGTTGTTTGTCGGATTTTATCTCTAGTACGACATCGATAA
- a CDS encoding EpsG family protein, with the protein MAYYFVLFLVTAICAWTHTSYTKVSKPFFFIFCFCIGLFVGLADMLGGYDRYIYCEVFQEMHESITNGVLFDQNFLQFFGKEPIFGLINDAIALFTPNRYIFILVYTLLLYIIYAINFYKYTKNPFFALLIFEGLMFFFTFTYLRQVLAAGIIWFAVDYVVQRRFKYYLLFVIIATLIHNSAAYMLFLYFIPRQKFSKDRIILFMTVLLLIGVSGAPKYVFVLSGDAMNNARIAGYANTAEYGFRIEYVIESIFFLLIFLKNYHKIDKDTYSLTMSNVYLMFCGVLLFFCRSSDGGRISWYCLIGVIVILENLCRSKSAVQLKGFITVMCFVLFYRILSAWGILLYPYKTFLTPGIRQGDFIEEMYEYDHKYDNDKLYNL; encoded by the coding sequence ATGGCTTATTATTTTGTTTTATTTCTTGTAACAGCTATCTGTGCGTGGACTCATACGAGTTATACAAAAGTATCTAAACCTTTTTTCTTCATATTCTGTTTTTGTATTGGCTTGTTCGTTGGTTTAGCTGATATGTTAGGCGGGTATGATCGATACATATACTGTGAGGTTTTCCAAGAAATGCATGAAAGTATTACAAATGGTGTCCTATTCGATCAGAATTTTCTTCAATTCTTTGGAAAAGAGCCGATATTTGGTTTGATAAATGATGCTATTGCTCTGTTTACTCCGAATAGATACATATTTATACTTGTTTATACTCTTCTTTTATATATTATATATGCAATCAATTTCTATAAGTATACGAAGAATCCTTTTTTTGCCCTTCTTATATTTGAAGGTTTAATGTTTTTTTTCACTTTTACCTATCTAAGACAAGTATTGGCAGCTGGAATTATATGGTTTGCAGTAGATTATGTTGTTCAACGAAGATTTAAATATTATTTATTATTTGTTATAATAGCAACATTAATCCATAACTCTGCAGCATACATGCTATTTCTATATTTTATTCCAAGGCAGAAATTCAGTAAAGATAGAATTATATTATTCATGACAGTTTTACTCCTTATAGGAGTAAGTGGTGCGCCTAAATATGTCTTTGTTTTATCGGGAGATGCTATGAATAATGCAAGAATTGCTGGATATGCAAATACTGCAGAATATGGTTTTAGAATAGAGTATGTTATAGAGTCTATATTCTTCCTCCTTATTTTTCTAAAGAATTATCATAAGATTGATAAAGATACATATTCTTTAACAATGTCCAATGTTTATTTAATGTTTTGTGGTGTTTTACTTTTCTTTTGTAGATCATCTGATGGTGGTCGTATATCCTGGTATTGTCTAATTGGGGTCATTGTTATATTAGAAAATCTTTGTAGGTCTAAATCAGCTGTACAATTAAAAGGTTTTATAACGGTGATGTGTTTTGTCCTTTTTTATCGAATACTTTCTGCATGGGGAATCTTACTTTACCCCTACAAAACATTCCTAACTCCTGGAATCAGACAAGGAGACTTCATAGAAGAGATGTATGAGTATGATCATAAATATGATAATGATAAACTTTATAATCTATGA
- a CDS encoding glycosyltransferase family 2 protein has product MITVFTPTYNRGHLLNRLYESLIKQRYKSFEWIIVDDGSTDGTQNVVSSLILGHDNLQGGFPIRYFKKENGGKHTAINLGVEYAEGELFFIADSDDFLPKDSLQIVHEEWSKIKRDDTFLGVCGIDADLNGKIIGSGLPKEYIDCHAWDLSPVYKVTGDLKEVFRTDVLRLFPFPEIKGEKFCPEVLVWFRMARNYKMRFFNRIIYIADYQQNGITSSITRLRMNSPIGSMLTYSELVHYPIPFKDKLRNAINYWRFRFCLTTKNKAGVSPNEVDIPKISGRWYFLAPIGYLMHLKDKINI; this is encoded by the coding sequence ATGATAACTGTTTTTACACCTACGTATAATAGAGGGCACCTATTAAACAGACTTTATGAAAGTCTTATTAAGCAGAGATACAAAAGCTTTGAGTGGATAATTGTAGATGATGGTAGTACTGATGGTACACAGAATGTTGTATCTTCCCTTATTTTAGGTCATGACAATTTGCAGGGTGGGTTTCCTATTCGTTATTTTAAGAAAGAAAATGGTGGAAAGCATACGGCTATTAATTTAGGTGTGGAATATGCTGAAGGCGAATTATTTTTTATAGCAGATAGTGATGATTTCTTACCAAAAGATTCTTTGCAAATTGTTCATGAGGAGTGGAGCAAGATAAAGCGCGATGACACTTTTCTTGGTGTTTGTGGTATTGATGCGGATCTGAATGGTAAGATTATAGGTAGTGGTTTACCTAAAGAATATATAGATTGTCATGCGTGGGATTTATCACCTGTTTATAAAGTTACTGGCGACCTCAAAGAAGTTTTTAGGACAGATGTGTTACGCCTGTTTCCTTTCCCCGAGATTAAAGGAGAGAAGTTTTGCCCAGAGGTGCTTGTATGGTTTCGAATGGCACGCAATTATAAAATGAGATTTTTTAATCGGATTATTTATATTGCAGATTATCAGCAAAATGGTATAACATCATCTATAACGCGCCTACGAATGAATAGCCCTATAGGTAGCATGCTAACATACTCTGAATTGGTACATTACCCAATCCCTTTTAAGGATAAATTAAGAAATGCGATAAATTATTGGCGTTTTCGTTTTTGTTTAACAACTAAAAATAAAGCTGGTGTATCACCAAATGAAGTAGATATACCTAAAATCAGTGGAAGATGGTATTTCTTAGCACCAATAGGATATTTAATGCATCTTAAAGATAAAATAAATATATAA
- a CDS encoding glycosyltransferase family 8 protein: MESDNLHIAISSDANYAKLVSILLVSLFENNKWANCITVHLLSNNIDEESIKQIERHIPCGQGFLNVYDISDINSRLKVRVPPTISISSYSRLFLSSLLSSDIDKVIYMDVDAIVSGSLEKLWNTDMKDYQISGVLDDVSLYAKKAIGLSLNTAYVNAGFLVLNIKQWREDDIEAKILDYLIAHNGNVFHHDQGLINAVCIRKMILPVNYNMVTNFFVFPYHSFKQQPFYSEEEMEGGKKHPIFIHFTAGVANRPWMVNCKHPLKDIFLNYKAKSLYKNVPLEKDSRPMKLKLLASLYYHSKPLYYFTLKIRSLVESRK, from the coding sequence ATGGAATCTGATAATCTTCATATAGCAATATCTTCTGACGCTAATTATGCCAAATTAGTTTCAATATTACTTGTCTCACTCTTTGAAAATAATAAGTGGGCAAATTGTATAACAGTACATCTTTTGTCTAATAATATAGACGAAGAAAGTATAAAGCAGATTGAAAGACATATTCCTTGTGGTCAAGGTTTCTTAAATGTGTATGATATAAGTGATATTAACAGTCGTTTAAAGGTTAGGGTACCGCCTACAATTTCGATATCATCATACTCTAGATTATTTCTTTCTTCTCTTTTATCTAGTGACATAGATAAAGTTATCTATATGGATGTGGATGCAATTGTTTCGGGAAGTTTAGAAAAACTTTGGAATACTGATATGAAAGATTATCAAATATCTGGTGTTTTGGATGATGTTTCGCTGTATGCAAAAAAAGCTATCGGGTTGTCTCTTAATACTGCATATGTAAATGCTGGCTTTCTTGTGCTTAATATTAAGCAATGGAGAGAAGACGATATTGAAGCAAAAATATTAGATTATCTTATAGCACATAATGGCAATGTTTTTCATCACGATCAAGGGTTGATTAATGCAGTGTGTATACGTAAAATGATATTACCTGTGAATTATAATATGGTAACTAATTTCTTCGTTTTCCCTTATCATAGCTTTAAGCAGCAGCCATTCTATTCTGAAGAAGAAATGGAAGGAGGAAAAAAGCATCCGATATTCATTCATTTTACAGCAGGTGTTGCTAATCGTCCATGGATGGTAAATTGTAAGCATCCTTTAAAAGATATTTTCCTTAACTATAAGGCAAAATCTTTATATAAAAATGTTCCGTTAGAAAAGGATTCTCGTCCTATGAAGCTTAAATTACTTGCAAGTTTGTACTACCATAGTAAGCCTCTCTATTACTTTACACTAAAGATTCGTTCTTTAGTGGAAAGTAGAAAATAG